One Desulfonispora thiosulfatigenes DSM 11270 DNA window includes the following coding sequences:
- a CDS encoding phage holin family protein, which produces MKGWILRWLLSGLSLILTAAVVSGIEVKTFFAALFAALVLGMVNAIIRPIILVLTLPINIFSLGLFTLIINGFMLKITSGVVNGFEVNGFWAATFGAILLSIISGILNAIVKD; this is translated from the coding sequence ATGAAAGGTTGGATTTTACGATGGCTACTAAGTGGACTATCGCTAATTTTGACAGCAGCTGTAGTTAGCGGAATAGAAGTTAAAACATTTTTTGCAGCACTTTTTGCAGCTTTAGTATTAGGCATGGTTAATGCCATCATTAGACCTATTATCTTAGTACTAACATTACCAATCAATATTTTTTCTTTAGGTTTGTTTACTTTAATAATCAATGGCTTTATGTTAAAGATAACCAGTGGCGTAGTTAATGGCTTTGAGGTTAATGGATTTTGGGCTGCAACCTTTGGAGCGATTCTTTTATCAATCATTAGTGGAATTTTAAATGCAATTGTAAAAGATTAA